In Hevea brasiliensis isolate MT/VB/25A 57/8 chromosome 13, ASM3005281v1, whole genome shotgun sequence, a single genomic region encodes these proteins:
- the LOC131171866 gene encoding putative inactive cadmium/zinc-transporting ATPase HMA3 isoform X1 — protein MAGQDKREAANSSSKKKFQKSYFDVLGLCCSSEVRLIENILNSLDGVKEFSVIVPTRTVVVLHDDLLISQLQIVKALNQARLEANVRVNGDTSYQKKWPNPFAVASGVLLLVSLLKYVYYPLHWVALGAVAVGIPLILLKAIASIRNFRFDTNILVLIAVMGTIAMHDYIEAGTIVFLFTIAEWLESRASHKANAVMSSLMSIAPQKAVIAETGEEVDVHEVKLNTVLAVKAGETIPIDGIVVDGNCEVDEKSLTGESFPVPKQKDSTVWAGTINLNGYISFKTSALAEDCVVAKMAKLVEEAQSSKSKTQRFIDKISQYYTPGVIIISVSFAVVPLALRVHNRKHWFRLALVVLVSACPCALILSTPVATFCALTRAATSGVLIKGGSYLEILAKIKVMAFDKTGTITKGEFVVTDFQSLCEGVSIDTLLYWVSSIESKSSHPMAAALVDYGRSLSVEPNPENVVDFQNFPGEGIYGKIDEKEIYIGNRKMALRAGCGTAPELESGEMKRGKTIGYVYSGATPAGIFSLSDACRTGVAEAIAELKSYGIKTAMLTGDSQAAAMHAQEQLGHALEVVHAELLPEDKARILETFKKEGPTAMIGDGLNDAPALATADIGISMGISGSALATETGHVILMSNDIRKVPKAIQLARKAHRKVIENVILSISTKSAILALAFAGHPLVWAAVLTDVGTCLLVIFNSMLLLRGTHQNGGKCCKSLPMENTKKCESEHSPHHQKPCCSNQKFPKMCKPQDLQICALICESDDPNVKLSCGNNRCTDSADRLTNEMKHCDHGSCKAVDLEENNAHKHHACSGSQNLSSSMRHNCKSSAEMQGKCIEGDGQHKGKHSLQRHYDQVTHLCTSNHSTEIKEGTNNGHCHSNHYEDYLENTIESHFNHGPHSLNRVITNCCHSHSSLPCSTIDIHSYMSLDKREIGGCCKSYMKECCGKHGQFATGFGGGLSEIITE, from the exons ATGGCTGGCCAGGACAAAAGAGAGGCGGCTAACAGCAGCAGCAAGAAAAAGTTTCAGAAAAGCTACTTCGATGTGTTAGGGCTTTGCTGCTCTTCAGAAGTTCGTTTGATTGAGAATATCCTCAATTCTCTTGATGGTGTTAAAGAGTTCTCAGTCATTGTCCCAACAAGAACAGTGGTGGTTCTCCATGATGATCTCCTCATTTCTCAGCTTCAAATTG TTAAGGCCCTGAACCAAGCAAGGCTAGAAGCAAATGTTAGAGTAAATGGAGACACAAGCTACCAGAAGAAATGGCCAAATCCATTTGCTGTGGCTAGTGGTGTATTGCTTTTGGTGTCTTTGTTGAAGTATGTGTATTATCCTCTTCATTGGGTGGCTCTGGGAGCTGTGGCCGTTGGAATCCCTCTAATCTTGTTGAAAGCCATTGCATCCATCAGGAATTTTAGGTTTGATACAAACATTCTTGTTCTCATTGCAG TGATGGGGACAATCGCTATGCATGATTATATTGAAGCAGGAACCATTGTCTTCCTGTTTACTATTGCAGAATGGCTTGAGTCAAGAGCAAGCCACAAG GCTAATGCTGTGATGTCATCATTGATGAGCATAGCTCCACAGAAAGCAGTCATTGCTGAAACTGGAGAAGAAGTGGATGTTCATGAGGTAAAATTAAACACTGTTCTAGCAGTCAAAGCTGGAGAGACTATACCCATTGATGGAATAGTTGTAGATGGCAATTGTGAAGTGGATGAGAAATCTTTAACTGGAGAATCATTCCCAGTTCCCAAACAAAAGGACTCTACTGTATGGGCTGGCACTATCAACCTTAATG GCTACATTAGTTTTAAAACTAGTGCTCTAGCTGAAGATTGTGTGGTAGCTAAAATGGCAAAACTTGTGGAAGAAGCTCAAAGCAGCAAGTCTAAAACTCAAAGATTTATAGACAAAATTTCTCAGTATTATACTCCAG GTGTCATAATCATATCAGTTAGCTTTGCAGTTGTTCCTTTGGCATTAAGAGTTCATAACCGTAAGCATTGGTTTCGCTTAGCATTGGTGGTTTTAGTAAGTGCATGCCCATGTGCTCTTATCCTCTCCACACCTGTTGCAACTTTCTGCGCACTTACAAGGGCTGCAACATCTGGTGTTTTGATCAAAGGCGGATCCTATCTCGAAATACTTGCTAAGATCAAGGTAATGGCTTTCGATAAGACTGGAACTATCACAAAAGGTGAATTTGTCGTCACAGATTTCCAATCTCTTTGTGAAGGTGTGAGCATTGATACATTGCTTTATTG GGTATCAAGCATTGAGAGCAAGTCAAGTCATCCAATGGCCGCTGCTCTTGTCGACTATGGAAGGAGTCTTTCAGTAGAGCCAAACCCTGAGAATGTGGTGGATTTTCAGAATTTTCCTGGAGAAGGCATCTATGGAAAGATTGATGAGAAAGAAATTTACATTGGAAATCGAAAGATGGCTCTCAGAGCTGGATGTGGAACAG ctccagagctagaaagtgGGGAAATGAAGAGAGGAAAGACCATTGGATATGTGTACTCTGGAGCAACCCCCGCTGGAATTTTCAGCCTCTCTGATGCCTGTAGGACTGGTGTTGCAGAGGCGATCGCAGAGCTAAAGTCATATGGCATTAAAACTGCTATGCTAACAGGAGATAGTCAAGCAGCAGCAATGCACGCTCAAGAACAG CTAGGACATGCTCTTGAAGTAGTCCATGCAGAACTCCTGCCTGAAGACAAGGCAAGGATTTTGGAAACATTTAAGAAGGAAGGACCAACAGCAATGATTGGAGATGGATTAAATGATGCCCCTGCATTGGCTACAGCTGATATTGGTATCTCAATGGGAATTTCAGGTTCAGCACTTGCAACTGAGACAGGACATGTCATTCTTATGTCTAATGACATTAGAAAGGTACCTAAAGCAATCCAGCTTGCAAGAAAAGCTCATAGGAAAGTAATCGAGAATGTCATTCTCTCAATATCTACCAAGTCTGCTATCCTTGCCTTGGCATTTGCTGGTCACCCTCTTGTTTGGGCTGCTGTCCTTACTGATGTCGGCACTTGTCTGCTAGTGATCTTTAACAGCATGCTGCTTTTACGGGGAACCCACCAAAATGGAGGAAAATGCTGCAAATCATTACCTATGGAAAATACTAAGAAATGTGAAAGTGAGCATTCACCTCATCATCAAAAGCCTTGCTGTTCAAACCAAAAGTTTCCAAAAATGTGTAAACCTCAAGACTTGCAAATCTGTGCTTTAATATGCGAGTCAGATGACCCAAATGTGAAATTATCATGTGGGAATAATAGGTGCACAGACTCAGCTGACAGGCTGACGAATGAAATGAAGCATTGTGATCATGGAAGCTGCAAAGCAGTCGACTTAGAGGAGAACAATGCACACAAACATCATGCTTGTTCAGGCTCTCAAAATTTGAGCTCGAGTATGAGACACAACTGTAAAAGTTCAGCAGAAATGCAAGGCAAATGTATAGAAGGAGATGGACAGCACAAGGGAAAGCATTCTCTCCAAAGGCATTATGATCAAGTAACTCACCTTTGTACCTCTAACCATTCTACTGAGATAAAAGAAGGAACCAACAATGGTCATTGCCATTCCAACCACTATGAAGATTATTTAGAAAACACTATTGAATCACACTTCAATCATGGGCCTCACAGTCTCAATCGTGTTATTACGAATTGTTGCCACAGCCACAGCAGCCTTCCTTGCTCTACCATTGATATTCATTCTTATATGAGCTTGGATAAGAGAGAAATTGGGGGTTGTTGCAAGAGCTATATGAAGGAATGTTGTGGTAAGCATGGACAATTTGCAACTGGCTTTGGTGGAGGCTTGTCTGAAATCATCACTgaatag
- the LOC131171866 gene encoding cadmium/zinc-transporting ATPase HMA2-like isoform X2, giving the protein MAGQDKREAANSSSKKKFQKSYFDVLGLCCSSEVRLIENILNSLDGVKEFSVIVPTRTVVVLHDDLLISQLQIVMGTIAMHDYIEAGTIVFLFTIAEWLESRASHKANAVMSSLMSIAPQKAVIAETGEEVDVHEVKLNTVLAVKAGETIPIDGIVVDGNCEVDEKSLTGESFPVPKQKDSTVWAGTINLNGYISFKTSALAEDCVVAKMAKLVEEAQSSKSKTQRFIDKISQYYTPGVIIISVSFAVVPLALRVHNRKHWFRLALVVLVSACPCALILSTPVATFCALTRAATSGVLIKGGSYLEILAKIKVMAFDKTGTITKGEFVVTDFQSLCEGVSIDTLLYWVSSIESKSSHPMAAALVDYGRSLSVEPNPENVVDFQNFPGEGIYGKIDEKEIYIGNRKMALRAGCGTAPELESGEMKRGKTIGYVYSGATPAGIFSLSDACRTGVAEAIAELKSYGIKTAMLTGDSQAAAMHAQEQLGHALEVVHAELLPEDKARILETFKKEGPTAMIGDGLNDAPALATADIGISMGISGSALATETGHVILMSNDIRKVPKAIQLARKAHRKVIENVILSISTKSAILALAFAGHPLVWAAVLTDVGTCLLVIFNSMLLLRGTHQNGGKCCKSLPMENTKKCESEHSPHHQKPCCSNQKFPKMCKPQDLQICALICESDDPNVKLSCGNNRCTDSADRLTNEMKHCDHGSCKAVDLEENNAHKHHACSGSQNLSSSMRHNCKSSAEMQGKCIEGDGQHKGKHSLQRHYDQVTHLCTSNHSTEIKEGTNNGHCHSNHYEDYLENTIESHFNHGPHSLNRVITNCCHSHSSLPCSTIDIHSYMSLDKREIGGCCKSYMKECCGKHGQFATGFGGGLSEIITE; this is encoded by the exons ATGGCTGGCCAGGACAAAAGAGAGGCGGCTAACAGCAGCAGCAAGAAAAAGTTTCAGAAAAGCTACTTCGATGTGTTAGGGCTTTGCTGCTCTTCAGAAGTTCGTTTGATTGAGAATATCCTCAATTCTCTTGATGGTGTTAAAGAGTTCTCAGTCATTGTCCCAACAAGAACAGTGGTGGTTCTCCATGATGATCTCCTCATTTCTCAGCTTCAAATTG TGATGGGGACAATCGCTATGCATGATTATATTGAAGCAGGAACCATTGTCTTCCTGTTTACTATTGCAGAATGGCTTGAGTCAAGAGCAAGCCACAAG GCTAATGCTGTGATGTCATCATTGATGAGCATAGCTCCACAGAAAGCAGTCATTGCTGAAACTGGAGAAGAAGTGGATGTTCATGAGGTAAAATTAAACACTGTTCTAGCAGTCAAAGCTGGAGAGACTATACCCATTGATGGAATAGTTGTAGATGGCAATTGTGAAGTGGATGAGAAATCTTTAACTGGAGAATCATTCCCAGTTCCCAAACAAAAGGACTCTACTGTATGGGCTGGCACTATCAACCTTAATG GCTACATTAGTTTTAAAACTAGTGCTCTAGCTGAAGATTGTGTGGTAGCTAAAATGGCAAAACTTGTGGAAGAAGCTCAAAGCAGCAAGTCTAAAACTCAAAGATTTATAGACAAAATTTCTCAGTATTATACTCCAG GTGTCATAATCATATCAGTTAGCTTTGCAGTTGTTCCTTTGGCATTAAGAGTTCATAACCGTAAGCATTGGTTTCGCTTAGCATTGGTGGTTTTAGTAAGTGCATGCCCATGTGCTCTTATCCTCTCCACACCTGTTGCAACTTTCTGCGCACTTACAAGGGCTGCAACATCTGGTGTTTTGATCAAAGGCGGATCCTATCTCGAAATACTTGCTAAGATCAAGGTAATGGCTTTCGATAAGACTGGAACTATCACAAAAGGTGAATTTGTCGTCACAGATTTCCAATCTCTTTGTGAAGGTGTGAGCATTGATACATTGCTTTATTG GGTATCAAGCATTGAGAGCAAGTCAAGTCATCCAATGGCCGCTGCTCTTGTCGACTATGGAAGGAGTCTTTCAGTAGAGCCAAACCCTGAGAATGTGGTGGATTTTCAGAATTTTCCTGGAGAAGGCATCTATGGAAAGATTGATGAGAAAGAAATTTACATTGGAAATCGAAAGATGGCTCTCAGAGCTGGATGTGGAACAG ctccagagctagaaagtgGGGAAATGAAGAGAGGAAAGACCATTGGATATGTGTACTCTGGAGCAACCCCCGCTGGAATTTTCAGCCTCTCTGATGCCTGTAGGACTGGTGTTGCAGAGGCGATCGCAGAGCTAAAGTCATATGGCATTAAAACTGCTATGCTAACAGGAGATAGTCAAGCAGCAGCAATGCACGCTCAAGAACAG CTAGGACATGCTCTTGAAGTAGTCCATGCAGAACTCCTGCCTGAAGACAAGGCAAGGATTTTGGAAACATTTAAGAAGGAAGGACCAACAGCAATGATTGGAGATGGATTAAATGATGCCCCTGCATTGGCTACAGCTGATATTGGTATCTCAATGGGAATTTCAGGTTCAGCACTTGCAACTGAGACAGGACATGTCATTCTTATGTCTAATGACATTAGAAAGGTACCTAAAGCAATCCAGCTTGCAAGAAAAGCTCATAGGAAAGTAATCGAGAATGTCATTCTCTCAATATCTACCAAGTCTGCTATCCTTGCCTTGGCATTTGCTGGTCACCCTCTTGTTTGGGCTGCTGTCCTTACTGATGTCGGCACTTGTCTGCTAGTGATCTTTAACAGCATGCTGCTTTTACGGGGAACCCACCAAAATGGAGGAAAATGCTGCAAATCATTACCTATGGAAAATACTAAGAAATGTGAAAGTGAGCATTCACCTCATCATCAAAAGCCTTGCTGTTCAAACCAAAAGTTTCCAAAAATGTGTAAACCTCAAGACTTGCAAATCTGTGCTTTAATATGCGAGTCAGATGACCCAAATGTGAAATTATCATGTGGGAATAATAGGTGCACAGACTCAGCTGACAGGCTGACGAATGAAATGAAGCATTGTGATCATGGAAGCTGCAAAGCAGTCGACTTAGAGGAGAACAATGCACACAAACATCATGCTTGTTCAGGCTCTCAAAATTTGAGCTCGAGTATGAGACACAACTGTAAAAGTTCAGCAGAAATGCAAGGCAAATGTATAGAAGGAGATGGACAGCACAAGGGAAAGCATTCTCTCCAAAGGCATTATGATCAAGTAACTCACCTTTGTACCTCTAACCATTCTACTGAGATAAAAGAAGGAACCAACAATGGTCATTGCCATTCCAACCACTATGAAGATTATTTAGAAAACACTATTGAATCACACTTCAATCATGGGCCTCACAGTCTCAATCGTGTTATTACGAATTGTTGCCACAGCCACAGCAGCCTTCCTTGCTCTACCATTGATATTCATTCTTATATGAGCTTGGATAAGAGAGAAATTGGGGGTTGTTGCAAGAGCTATATGAAGGAATGTTGTGGTAAGCATGGACAATTTGCAACTGGCTTTGGTGGAGGCTTGTCTGAAATCATCACTgaatag